In Mercurialis annua linkage group LG6, ddMerAnnu1.2, whole genome shotgun sequence, the following are encoded in one genomic region:
- the LOC126687515 gene encoding serine/threonine-protein kinase PBS1-like gives MGNCLCGPKTPSTRVEPTTDQATLPCPNVSPPEETAENQKLVPLAEQEDIMLPHFHGPATLQVEGSPSSATDGSSLQITDWRSPSSFVNHIVKSESSSVTSHTSSVATDNSRPEYCLIVDNSTRVEPTTDQATLPCPNVSPPEETAENQKLVPLAEQEDIMLAHFHGPATLQVEGSPSSATDGSSLQITDWRSPSPFVNHIVKSESSSVTSHTSSVATDNSRPEYCLIVDNSTRVEPTTDQATLPCPNVSPPEETAENQKLVPLAEQEDIMLAHFHGPATLQVEGNPSSATDGSSLQITDWRSPSSFVNHIVKSESSSVISHTSSVATDNSRPEYCLIVGPFGREYSYKGYLPTIRKVVVSKHLGFDGVPLYHGPQRRRQFEVQMATLKKPGHPDLVKLIGVYFAEGHTVPLFELMPIGFYESYLHDYPQLQQELDWNTRVNIAVAAAKGLQSMHSEMICGDLRVMACDIFSFGMFLLELLTGLKPVKDKSSGLENLVDWAKDMLINNTNPVYMVDPFLFGEYPPEELHQILNLAQQCAQEDPSRQPALSELFGVLEEMSMKKDGFVYLSNDLVHESSMDGQPTKDGSEKSSDEDWEHLA, from the exons ATGGGGAACTGTCTCTGTGGCCCCAAAACACCCTCCACACGAGTCGAACCAACTACTGATCAAG CGACCCTGCCCtgtccaaatgtttctccaccAGAGGAGACTGCTGAGAATCAGAAGTTGGTTCCTCTTGCTGAACAAGAAGACATCATG CTCCCACACTTTCATGGTCCAGCCACATTGCA AGTTGAAGGCAGTCCCTCATCCGCCACTGATGGCTCTTCACTGCAAATTACTGACTGGAGGAGCCCCTCATCGTTCGTTAATCATATTGTAAAATCGGAGTCCTCCTCGGTTACATCACACACCTCCTCTGTAGCAACAGATAACTCTAGACCAGAATATTGCCTAATTGTAGATAACTCCACACGAGTCGAACCAACTACTGATCAAG CGACCCTGCCCtgtccaaatgtttctccaccAGAGGAGACTGCTGAGAATCAGAAGTTGGTTCCTCTTGCTGAACAAGAAGACATCATG CTCGCACACTTTCATGGTCCAGCCACATTGCA AGTTGAAGGCAGTCCCTCATCCGCCACTGATGGCTCTTCACTGCAAATTACTGACTGGAGGAGCCCCTCACCGTTCGTTAATCATATTGTAAAATCGGAGTCCTCCTCGGTTACATCACACACCTCCTCTGTAGCAACAGATAACTCTAGACCAGAATATTGCCTAATTGTAGATAACTCCACACGAGTCGAACCAACTACTGATCAAG CGACCCTGCCCtgtccaaatgtttctccaccAGAGGAGACTGCTGAGAATCAGAAGTTGGTTCCTCTTGCTGAACAAGAAGACATCATG CTCGCACACTTTCATGGTCCAGCCACATTGCA AGTTGAAGGCAATCCCTCATCCGCCACTGATGGCTCTTCACTGCAAATTACTGACTGGAGGAGCCCCTCATCGTTCGTTAATCATATTGTAAAATCGGAGTCCTCCTCGGTTATATCACACACCTCCTCTGTAGCAACAGATAACTCTAGACCAGAATATTGCCTAATTGTAGGTCCTTTTGGTCGAGAGTACTCCTACAAGGGATATTTGCCTACAATTAGAAAG GTGGTTGTATCTAAGCATCTTGGTTTCGATGGGGTGCCTCTTTATCACGGACCACAACGGAGGAGGCAATTTGAAGTTCAAATGGCTACACTGAAAAAACCAGGTCATCCAGATCTTGTGAAATTGATTGGAGTCTATTTCGCGGAAGGTCATACTGTACCCTTGTTTGAGCTCATGCCTATAGGTTTTTATGAAAGTTATCTCCATG ATTATCCACAACTTCAACAAGAACTGGACTGGAACACGAGAGTTAACATCGCTGTAGCCGCTGCAAAGGGATTGCAAAGTATGCACAGTGAAATGATTTGCGGTGATTTGAGGGTAATGGCATGTGATATTTTTAGCTTTGGGATGTTTCTCTTGGAACTTTTAACTGGCCTGAAGCCCGTCAAGGATAAAAGTAGTGGACTGGAAAACCTAGTAGACTGG GCCAAAGATATGCTCATTAATAACACGAATCCTGTGTACATGGTTGACCCTTTTCTGTTTGGTGAGTACCCTCCTGAAGAACTACATCAAATTCTCAACCTTGCTCAACAATGTGCTCAGGAGGACCCTAGCAGGCAACCTGCTTTATCAGAACTATTTGGAGTTCTGGAAGAAATGTCTATGAAGAAAGATGGCTTTGTGTATTTGAGCAATGATCTTGTTCATGAGTCCTCCATGGATGGCCAGCCAACGAAGGACGGATCGGAGAAGAGTTCTGATGAAGACTGGGAACACTTAGCGTGA
- the LOC126685947 gene encoding putative F-box/kelch-repeat protein At4g22430 → MGIGWSKIKKKVGCSCLSSGDNSGRICMNDVMNDDILLEILNRSTSCSKSIIQYKLVCKRWFNLINNPDFITAFIAHRTKNRLPRQELLTYSEKVHQILSPRVDEYVQIVASCNGLLLCLDAITLRCFICNPITKQWAEIPSLPSEPSYIGLICDPYYDMDDQGRVGIISPDCLQFKVVAISRTFVTSYANPRIIQMDIFSSKSGEWVQEYVAVPAADELCLINCFYISRSAVIYNQMMHWPASAEKILVYDPNTVKAHCFDGPPTTYIGGTYLGVCQNSLRVSHTWGCFLRIWELDDHKEWSMVHKVNLRVLNPGCSGAKDIYVVALSCDDQDTVYVMLGSTTLLVSCNLRRFTFKIIGKVPYQFFFPSVVSLLIPHWPTPLPPFPS, encoded by the coding sequence ATGGGTATTGGTTGGAGCAAGATAAAGAAAAAAGTAGGGTGTTCCTGTCTGAGCAGTGGTGATAATAGTGGAAGAATATGCATGAACGATGTGATGAATGACGATATTTTGTTAGAAATTCTGAATCGCAGCACTAGTTGCAGCAAATCTATTATCCAATACAAGTTAGTGTGTAAACGTTGGTTCAATCTTATAAACAATCCTGATTTTATCACAGCCTTCATTGCCCACCGAACCAAAAACCGCCTCCCACGACAAGAGTTGTTGACGTACAGTGAGAAAGTGCATCAGATTTTAAGTCCCCGAGTAGACGAATATGTCCAAATTGTGGCTTCTTGCAATGGTTTATTGTTATGCCTTGATGCTATTACGTTACGATGCTTTATTTGCAATCCTATTACGAAGCAATGGGCTGAAATCCCTTCTCTTCCGAGTGAACCTTCATATATAGGTTTGATTTGTGATCCTTACTATGATATGGATGACCAAGGGCGTGTCGGCATCATCAGTCCTGATTGTCTACAATTTAAGGTGGTGGCTATTTCTAGAACTTTTGTTACATCTTATGCGAATCCCCGTATCATTCAGATGGATATATTTTCATCCAAAAGTGGAGAATGGGTTCAAGAATATGTTGCCGTACCTGCAGCGGATGAACTTTGTTTAATTAACTGTTTCTACATCTCTCGATCAGCTGTCATTTACAATCAGATGATGCATTGGCCGGCTTCCGCTGAGAAAATTCTCGTCTATGATCCCAACACTGTCAAGGCTCACTGCTTTGACGGGCCTCCAACAACATACATTGGGGGAACATATCTCGGTGTTTGTCAAAACTCGTTGCGGGTATCTCATACGTGGGGATGTTTCCTAAGAATTTGGGAGCTTGACGATCACAAGGAGTGGAGTATGGTGCACAAAGTTAACTTGAGAGTCTTGAATCCCGGATGTTCAGGTgcaaaagatatatatgttgtAGCTTTAAGCTGTGATGATCAAGACACGGTCTACGTTATGTTAGGCTCAACTACTCTTCTTGTTTCGTGCAATTTAAGACGTTTTACCTTCAAAATTATTGGAAAGGTTCcatatcagtttttttttcCCAGTGTTGTTTCACTTTTGATCCCACATTGGCCAACTCCACTGCCTCCATTCCCATCTTAG